CATTGACCAAGGCCATCATCGGACACGTGGAAGACTCGCAATACTTTTTGGTGGAAAAGCTGGCTCACAAAATCGCCGAAATCGCTGTCGTGGATTTTGGTGTGGAGCGCGCCCAGGTCATGGTGGAGAAACCGGGCGCGCTGCGGTTCGCCCGGTCGGTAGGTGTCACAGTGGAACGCAGCGCGGAGGACTTCCAGGCATCATGAACGTTGCCTATCTGTCGCTGGGATCGAACATCGACAAGGAAGACAATCTCGTCGATGCGGTAGATTTGCTGGCAAAACATGGCCGGTTGCTGGCGGTTTCTCCTGTATACGAGACAGAAGCGGTGGGCAATCCCGATGATCCCACCTTTTTCAACGCGGCTGTCATGTTGCTGACTCCTTTGTCTGCCGCTCAGTTGAAGGAAACCGTGCTACGCAAGATAGAAGCCCAGCTCGGCAGACGTCGTCACGACGACCCAAATGCGCCGCGCACTATCGATCTGGACATTTCCCTTTTCAACAACGAGGTACTGACACTGGGGAAACGGCAGATACCTGATCCTGAAATCCTGCTCTATCCCCACGTTGTTGTGCCGCTCGCCGATGTCGCCCCGGATTATGTCCACCCACAAACGGGCGAAAGGCTGCAAGATATCGCCTGTCGGGTCCTGCGCAACTCCAGGCAGTTCCTGATTCGCCAGGAAGAAATCGATCTGGCCCCGGCCATTTGGCCAGTCCTGGATTGACGGAAATGAATTCGTCAATCCAGTTCGTAACGATCCCAGAGAGACTCCAGGTCAGGGAACCCTTCAGCTATCCAGTGGGCCAGAATCGGCCTTACTGCCTCAATCTGTTCGATCACAGCAGTCTGATCTTCTGCCACGGCGCCGGCCTTTTGCCACAAGGGCAGCAACCACTCTGACGCCGGAAGAGATGTAGCAAGAGCAGCCTCGTCAAGGGTGATCAATGCTGCAGCTGCGCCCAGGGCATACCGCCTGGCCTCCAACCCCTGTGCCATGGCAAGCCGGATTGTGCCGATCAGACGATCGTCCCAGCCCAGCTTTCGCTGTGGATCGCGACCCACCCGCGCTACCCGGTCCTGCAAGTAGGGGTTGGCCATCCGGGTCAAAAGGTCCTCAGCATAATGGCGATAGCCCTCGACAGTAAAGAGCGGATCCACGCCACGGTATTTACGGATCAAGGCGGCACCCGACTCCTGCAAAAAGGCGGACCTCAGGAAAGGCATTACGCCGGGTACCCCTTGTAGATCGGCAATGGCCTCGACGCCTCTCACCGCCCCCAGGTAGGCAGCCAGCGCATGGGTAGCATTATGTCCATAGAGCTTGGCCTCCTCAAAAGGAAGCAGGTCCCCTTTCTCCTCGAAAACCTGGATGCCGCGGGAGAAGGACTCATCATCAAACGATATCCGGGAGATCAGAATGCGATTGAACGCCTCGACCAGAAAGGCGCGCCCGTGGCCGGGCGTGATCGGCGCCAACGCCTGCATTTCGATCTGCCGGGGATCGTCAACCACGCCACTCATCTTGCCGATGACGGTATTCACGAACTGAACTCGTTCGTTGA
The sequence above is drawn from the Chloroflexota bacterium genome and encodes:
- the folB gene encoding dihydroneopterin aldolase produces the protein MAIDQIQVHDLLVRCIVGINPEERIKKQDVIINLTLFADMRTAGESDDIEDAVNYKSLTKAIIGHVEDSQYFLVEKLAHKIAEIAVVDFGVERAQVMVEKPGALRFARSVGVTVERSAEDFQAS
- the folK gene encoding 2-amino-4-hydroxy-6-hydroxymethyldihydropteridine diphosphokinase — its product is MNVAYLSLGSNIDKEDNLVDAVDLLAKHGRLLAVSPVYETEAVGNPDDPTFFNAAVMLLTPLSAAQLKETVLRKIEAQLGRRRHDDPNAPRTIDLDISLFNNEVLTLGKRQIPDPEILLYPHVVVPLADVAPDYVHPQTGERLQDIACRVLRNSRQFLIRQEEIDLAPAIWPVLD